In the genome of Epinephelus lanceolatus isolate andai-2023 chromosome 18, ASM4190304v1, whole genome shotgun sequence, one region contains:
- the LOC117268445 gene encoding uncharacterized protein LOC117268445, with protein MMCDTTNRSFRAQLAAVLDKLTKAALVEIGNLADECSSVLHTEISLHKTENEALKKRCYLLEVQLRAAREAQTYPAHVNSVSSSRHPAEQQQQPAPAIDGVFGKDWCMDLWREDKLPPQRKEAVEPAAMTSMVPQAIDLMEREPDLIFVKEETYDDPIGQQMRLTDNRKVAGIFDEDSMLHRSVDELQLHSGELNNYPMTADTQTQQRTQPTIMDKLIDDATMSTMVDNTNSSSATTEYSDYTNNIHMNATKEPNVQPRPMKPAKRFECLFCGKIFNYLSSLKVHIRRHSGEKPFSCTVCGKRFAQKTYLKLHQRVHSGEKPYSCPDCGKSFSQKSSLNIHLRTHTGEKPYSCVDCGKCYAYKYGLNHHQCFN; from the exons ATGATGTGCGACACGACGAACCGAAGTTTCCGGGCGCAGTTAGCCGCCGTGCTGGACAAGCTAACGAAGGCGGCTCTGGTGGAAATAGGCAACCTGGCTGACGAGTGCTCCTCCGTCCTTCACACCGAGATATCGCTGCACAAGACCGAGAACGAGGCGCTGAAGAAGAGGTGCTACTTACTGGAGGTCCAGCTGAGAGCAGCGAGGGAGGCGCAGACCTACCCTGCACATGTCAACAGTGTCAGCAGCAGCCGACACCCTGCAG aacagcagcagcagcctgctcCAGCCATTGATGGCGTTTTCGGAAAGGACTGGTGCATGGATCTGTGGAGAGAGGACAAACTCCCACCTCAAAGGAAAGAGGCAGTGGAGCCTGCTGCGATGACGAGCATGGTGCCACAG GCAATAGACCTAATGGAGCGAGAACCTGATCTCATCTTTGTTAAGGAGGAGACGTATGATGATCCCATTGGCCAGCAGATGAGGCTCACAGATAACAGAAAAG TGGCTGGAATCTTTGACGAGGACAGCATGCTTCACAGAtctgttgatgagctgcagcttcaCTCAGGTGAATTAAACAACTACCCCATGACGGCTGACACTCAAACACAACAGCGCACGCAGCCAACCATTATGGACAAGCTGATCGACGATGCAACAATGAGCACAATGGTGGACAACACCAATTCTTCCTCGGCCACCACAGAATACTCAGACTACACGAACAATATCCACATGAACGCAACCAAAGAACCCAACGTTCAGCCAAGACCCATGAAACCTGCCAAACGGTTTGAGTGCTTATTCTGCGGGAAGATATTCAACTATCTGAGCAGTTTAAAAGTCCACATCCGGCGACACTCCGGCGAGAAGCCGTTCAGCTGCACGGTATGCGGGAAGCGCTTTGCTCAGAAGACGTACCTGAAGCTGCACCAGCGCGTTCACTCGGGGGAGAAGCCTTACAGCTGTCCGGACTGTGGCAAAAGTTTCTCCCAGAAAAGCTCTCTTAACATACATCTTCGAACGCACACCGGGGAGAAGCCTTACAGCTGTGTGGACTGTGGGAAATGTTATGCATACAAGtacggtttaaatcaccaccaGTGTTTCAACTGA